Proteins from one Natrinema salinisoli genomic window:
- the pyk gene encoding pyruvate kinase, with amino-acid sequence MRNAKIVCTLGPASNDRGTIRELADAGMSVARLNASHGTREDRAELIDRVRAVDEERTEPVAIMLDTKGPEIRTAPLPEGETVTLETGSEIRFVEGEEATPETVGLSVSIDAVEPGDRILLDDGLIEATVLGHEGDAVRARIDTGGELSSRKGVNVPGVELDLDVVTEKDRADLELAAEKGVDFVAASFVRDAEDVYEVGEVLEENDADIPIIAKIERAGAVENLDEIIDAAYGVMVARGDLGVECPMEDVPMIQKRIIRKSREAGRPVITATEMLDSMVHARRPTRAEASDVANAVLDGTDAVMLSAETAVGDHPIEVVDAMDSIIREVERSEEHAELLEQRVPASGEARTDALARSARFLARDIGADAVVAATESGYTALKTAKYRPGVPVVASTPSQAVRRQLALTWGVTPLYAPVSDQGADAVVEKAVQAALDAGVAESGDTVVVLCGMMTDLEGANTTNMLKVHVAADALTTGQVVVEGRATGPVVHVTDGDLSDVPDGAILALPVDFDEEFTGDTSRIAGIVNAERGMTGYPAMVARELGIPMISDAEVGDLATGDVVTVDAERGVVYGGDIEGRPERP; translated from the coding sequence ATGAGAAATGCGAAGATCGTCTGTACGCTGGGGCCGGCGTCGAACGACCGGGGAACGATCCGGGAGCTCGCCGACGCCGGGATGTCCGTCGCGCGGCTGAACGCGAGCCACGGGACCCGCGAGGATCGCGCCGAGCTGATCGATCGCGTCCGGGCGGTCGACGAGGAGCGAACGGAACCCGTCGCGATCATGCTCGATACGAAGGGGCCGGAGATCCGAACTGCGCCGCTGCCCGAGGGCGAGACGGTGACGCTGGAGACGGGCTCCGAGATCCGGTTCGTCGAGGGAGAGGAGGCGACACCGGAGACGGTCGGCCTCTCGGTGTCGATCGACGCCGTCGAGCCCGGGGACCGCATCCTGCTCGACGACGGGCTGATCGAGGCGACCGTGCTGGGCCACGAGGGCGACGCGGTTCGCGCGCGCATCGACACCGGCGGCGAGCTGAGCAGCCGGAAAGGGGTCAACGTGCCCGGCGTCGAACTCGACCTCGACGTCGTCACCGAGAAGGACCGCGCGGACCTCGAGTTAGCCGCCGAGAAGGGCGTCGACTTCGTCGCGGCGAGTTTCGTCCGGGACGCCGAGGACGTCTACGAGGTCGGCGAGGTCCTCGAGGAAAACGACGCGGACATCCCGATCATCGCCAAGATCGAGCGCGCCGGCGCGGTGGAGAATTTAGACGAGATCATCGACGCCGCCTACGGCGTGATGGTCGCGCGGGGAGACCTCGGCGTGGAGTGTCCGATGGAGGACGTACCGATGATCCAGAAGCGAATCATTCGGAAGAGTCGCGAGGCCGGGCGACCGGTCATCACGGCGACGGAGATGCTCGATTCGATGGTTCACGCCCGCCGGCCGACGCGCGCGGAGGCGTCCGACGTCGCCAACGCCGTCCTCGACGGCACCGACGCGGTCATGCTGTCGGCCGAGACCGCCGTCGGCGATCACCCCATCGAAGTCGTCGACGCGATGGACAGCATCATCCGCGAGGTCGAACGCTCCGAGGAACACGCCGAATTGCTCGAGCAGCGCGTTCCGGCGTCCGGCGAGGCGCGAACGGACGCACTGGCGCGTTCGGCGCGGTTCCTGGCGCGGGACATCGGAGCGGACGCGGTCGTCGCTGCCACTGAGTCCGGTTACACGGCGCTGAAAACGGCGAAGTACCGGCCCGGCGTTCCGGTCGTCGCCTCGACGCCGAGTCAGGCGGTCCGCCGCCAGCTCGCGCTGACGTGGGGGGTGACGCCGCTGTACGCGCCCGTTTCGGATCAGGGTGCCGACGCCGTCGTCGAGAAGGCGGTTCAGGCCGCACTGGACGCCGGCGTCGCCGAGAGCGGGGACACCGTCGTCGTCCTCTGCGGGATGATGACCGATCTCGAGGGGGCCAACACGACGAACATGCTGAAGGTCCACGTCGCGGCGGACGCGCTGACGACCGGACAGGTGGTCGTCGAGGGCCGGGCGACCGGACCGGTCGTTCACGTGACCGACGGCGACCTCTCGGACGTCCCCGACGGGGCCATCCTCGCGTTGCCCGTCGACTTCGACGAGGAGTTCACCGGCGATACGAGCCGAATCGCCGGTATCGTCAACGCCGAGCGGGGAATGACCGGGTATCCGGCGATGGTCGCCCGCGAACTGGGGATTCCGATGATCAGCGACGCCGAGGTCGGCGACCTCGCGACCGGAGACGTCGTCACCGTCGACGCCGAGCGCGGCGTCGTCTACGGCGGCGATATCGAGGGACGTCCGGAACGGCCCTGA
- a CDS encoding potassium channel family protein, whose amino-acid sequence MRTAFVSALTDRPILRRALAPIGSFVGVVVAGVLGFSILGGVGLVEATFWLVDLTSIELHFAEHDGPERATKAYAVLVRFGLVLSGLWIGETVLTAAFGGQIRTEVTRATMKQRLTETEDHVIVCGYGMFGRTIANHLVDDGRAVVVVENDEKTAQRVREDGHLLVEGDARREEVLRDAGVDRASKLVAGIDDSNINIQIAIVSGTVDSSPEIIVRVGEEMYESVAKEIGADEVVIPEVVSGHQVIGLLERPAN is encoded by the coding sequence GTGCGGACCGCGTTCGTTTCCGCCCTCACTGATCGGCCGATCTTACGACGAGCGCTGGCACCGATCGGTAGCTTCGTCGGGGTCGTGGTCGCCGGCGTCCTCGGGTTCTCGATCCTCGGGGGCGTCGGACTCGTCGAAGCGACGTTCTGGCTGGTCGATCTAACGAGCATCGAACTCCACTTCGCCGAACACGACGGACCGGAACGAGCGACCAAAGCGTACGCGGTTCTGGTGCGGTTCGGACTCGTCCTGTCGGGACTGTGGATCGGCGAAACGGTCCTCACTGCGGCGTTCGGAGGCCAGATACGAACGGAAGTAACCAGAGCAACGATGAAACAACGACTCACCGAAACCGAGGATCACGTTATCGTCTGCGGCTACGGGATGTTCGGACGCACGATCGCGAACCACCTCGTCGATGACGGGCGAGCCGTCGTTGTCGTCGAGAACGACGAGAAAACCGCCCAGCGAGTCCGAGAGGACGGACACCTGCTCGTCGAAGGTGACGCCAGACGGGAGGAGGTGCTGCGAGACGCCGGCGTCGACCGCGCGTCGAAACTCGTTGCGGGGATCGACGACTCCAATATCAACATCCAGATCGCGATCGTCAGCGGGACGGTCGACTCCTCGCCCGAAATCATCGTTCGCGTCGGCGAGGAGATGTACGAGTCGGTCGCGAAGGAGATCGGTGCCGACGAGGTCGTCATCCCCGAAGTCGTCAGCGGCCACCAGGTCATCGGGCTACTCGAGCGGCCGGCGAACTGA
- a CDS encoding GYD domain-containing protein, translating to MPTYATLVDLADRDVQNAQELATLWGEIRTEFETHGAELRDSYAALGEYDFLIVFETDDNEAAFKSALTLHRHGLEGTTMEVIDTDDFSDVVDEI from the coding sequence ATGCCGACCTACGCGACCCTCGTCGATCTCGCCGACCGCGACGTCCAGAACGCACAGGAACTCGCGACGCTCTGGGGCGAGATCAGGACCGAGTTCGAGACTCACGGCGCGGAACTCCGCGACTCCTACGCCGCGCTCGGCGAGTACGACTTCCTCATCGTCTTCGAGACCGACGACAACGAGGCGGCGTTCAAATCCGCGCTAACGCTCCACCGGCACGGCCTCGAAGGAACGACGATGGAAGTGATCGACACCGACGACTTCTCGGACGTCGTCGACGAAATCTGA